TCGTATTGATTTGAGTTGAGGCTTTTATTAAAGTAATCTCTTGAACTTCCTATTATACTTGACATAATTTATCCACCTTTTTACCGAGCTGTATCATTCTTATAATTCATTTGACAAAAAGTCACTATCAAAAACCGCTCATAATTTCTGATCTGTAGGCATACTTTCAAACGCATTTAAATAAATAGCGAGTTAACTTCAAGCAATGTATTTAAAAATGGAGTAATAATTATTGTCATGTTGATAATGGTGTCACCTGGCTATACAACACCTTACCTATGAAACAGAAAATCAACATTACAACAACAATAAGGGTTCTCGGTGTTTTTCCTGGAACATGGTAAAGTAAGGACATTCTTAACCCACACCTTGAGGTGCCCGATGGAAAAGACCACAACGCAGGAATTATTAGCGCAGGCTGAAAAACTCTGTGCGCAGCGTAATGTGCGCCTGACCCCGCAGCGCCTGGAAGTGTTACGCCTGATGAGTCTGCAGGATGGCGCTATCAGCGCTTATGATCTGCTTGATTTGTTGCGCGAAGCTGAACCGCAAGCCAAGCCGCCAACGGTTTACCGCGCGCTAGACTTTCTCCTTGAGCAAGGGTTTGTGCATAAAGTTGAGTCCACCAATAGCTATGTGCTCTGTCATCTGTTCGACCAGCCAACGCATACTTCAGCTATGTTTATTTGCGATCGCTGCGGTGCGGTGAAAGAAGAGTGTGCGGAAGGTGTGGAGGACATCATGCATACGCTGGCGGCAAAAATGGGTTTTGCCCTGCGGCATAATGTGATTGAAGCACATGGATTATGTTCAGCATGTGTAGAAATAGAAGCGTGTCGTCATCCTGAACAGTGCCACCATGACCACTCTATTCAGGTGAAAAAGAAATCTCGCTAACAGGGCGTACATCCTTGTACACGTCGGGCAGAAGGGATTAATTACCAGCGATATTCATTGCGGGTTTCCCAATCCACGACCTCTTTTTCTGCCTGATCTTTCTGATAACCATAACGTTCCTGGATTTTACCGACCAGTTGATCACGTTTACCTTCAATGACCGTCATATCATCATCGGTCAGTTTGCCCCATTGCTCTTTCACTTTACCTTTAAACTGTTTCCAGTTACCGCCGGCTTCATCTTTATTCATAATCAAGACCTCATCGTTAGGTTGTGAATGAGAGTACGCTCACTTTTCTTCTGAACGTGAGATTAAGTGTAGTCAGGAATTTTACCCAGGATTATTTATTCAGAATTTTTAACCGTCACGTTGCTGCAAACCAGGTACCGTTGCGCCAGTGACGCTGCCAGATAGCTGCCAGAGAAAGCCCGCGCAGCGCCAGAAAGACAGTTAATGCCAACCACAAACCATGATTGCCCAGCCACGGCAGCGTAAGGAGCGTCAGGGCAAAACCTGCTGCAGCTACCGCCATACTGTTACGCATTTCAGCCGCACGCGTTGCGCCTATAAACATACCGTCCAGTAGATAACACCAGACACCGACCAATGGCAAAATCACCTGCCAGATAAGATAGCGGTCGGCCAGCTGTTGAATCTGGGTTAACGACGTCAACAACGCAATGATGTGTTCCCCTGCCAGTAAATAAATCACCGAAAACAGCAGTGCAACGATCCCCGACTGGCGGCACGCTGCGCGCCAGACCTCCAATAGCTGGCTCCCGTCGCGCGCACCGTACGCCTGACCTGAATGCGCTTCAACCGCGTAGGCAAAACCATCAAGCGCATAGGCGGTAAAGGTGAGTAGCGTCATCAGAACCGCGTTTACAGCGATGATGTCACTTCCCAGTCGTGCGCCAAGTACGGTGATCGCACCAAAACAGAGTTGCAGCAACAGCGAGCGCAGCATGATATCGCGGTTAAGCGCCAGCAAACGGCGGAAATTACCTCGCCAGGCTTTTTTCAGCATTTCTCCGGAGATGCCGCGTATTTTGAGGATTTTACGCACTATTAGCAGACCAATCAGCAATGTTGCATATTCTGCAATAACCGTCGCCAGCGCAGCGCCCTGCACGTTCATATGCAGCCCCATCACCAGCCAGACATCCAGCACTATGTTGAGAATATTGCCGACTACTAACAAAATTACTGGCGCACGGGCATATTGCACGCCGAGTAGCCAGCCAAGTAACACCAGATTCGCCAGCGACGCCGGTGCGCTTAACCAGCGGATTTCAAGAAAGCGCCGCGCCTGTTCCAGCACTGCTTCGCTACCGCCAACAATATGCAGCGCCAGATCGATAATCGGCGTACGCAGCAGCGCAATTAACGCCCCAGCCCCCAGAGCCAACAGCAACGGCTGTACCAGCGCACGGGCTAATGCCTGGGGATTTTTAGCGCCATAAGCCTGTGCAGTAAGCCCGGTGGTGCTCATGCGCAAAAACAGCAACAGCATAAAGAGAAAGCTGGTCGCCGTTGCACCAACCGCCACACCGCCCAGATAAACCGGACTATCAAGATGACCAATAACCGCCGTATCGACCAGCCCAAGCAACGGGACGGTGATATTGGAGAAAATCATGGGTAAGGCGAGATGCCAGAGTGCTTTATCAGATGAAGTGAGGAATGCCATGCAGACAAGCCTGATGAAGAGAGATGAAAAACAAACCGCGACGCCAGGCGGCATCGCGGTCTCAGAGATATGTCACAGCCAGTCGCCGTTGCGAATAACCCCAACCGCCAGCCCTTCAATCGTGAAGCTTTGCTGACGAAGGTCAACGACAATCGGTTTAAACTCACTGTTTTCTGGCAACAGTTCGACTTTATTGCCCTGTTTTTTCAGACGCTTAACGGTAACT
The nucleotide sequence above comes from Escherichia coli. Encoded proteins:
- the yjbJ gene encoding CsbD family protein, which encodes MNKDEAGGNWKQFKGKVKEQWGKLTDDDMTVIEGKRDQLVGKIQERYGYQKDQAEKEVVDWETRNEYRW
- the dinF gene encoding MATE family efflux transporter DinF — encoded protein: MAFLTSSDKALWHLALPMIFSNITVPLLGLVDTAVIGHLDSPVYLGGVAVGATATSFLFMLLLFLRMSTTGLTAQAYGAKNPQALARALVQPLLLALGAGALIALLRTPIIDLALHIVGGSEAVLEQARRFLEIRWLSAPASLANLVLLGWLLGVQYARAPVILLVVGNILNIVLDVWLVMGLHMNVQGAALATVIAEYATLLIGLLIVRKILKIRGISGEMLKKAWRGNFRRLLALNRDIMLRSLLLQLCFGAITVLGARLGSDIIAVNAVLMTLLTFTAYALDGFAYAVEAHSGQAYGARDGSQLLEVWRAACRQSGIVALLFSVIYLLAGEHIIALLTSLTQIQQLADRYLIWQVILPLVGVWCYLLDGMFIGATRAAEMRNSMAVAAAGFALTLLTLPWLGNHGLWLALTVFLALRGLSLAAIWQRHWRNGTWFAAT
- the zur gene encoding zinc uptake transcriptional repressor Zur, with product MEKTTTQELLAQAEKLCAQRNVRLTPQRLEVLRLMSLQDGAISAYDLLDLLREAEPQAKPPTVYRALDFLLEQGFVHKVESTNSYVLCHLFDQPTHTSAMFICDRCGAVKEECAEGVEDIMHTLAAKMGFALRHNVIEAHGLCSACVEIEACRHPEQCHHDHSIQVKKKSR